A region from the Acanthopagrus latus isolate v.2019 chromosome 8, fAcaLat1.1, whole genome shotgun sequence genome encodes:
- the snupn gene encoding snurportin-1: MDDLTKALSASFAVSKEPNSTAAPHPRLAQYKSKYSVLEQSERRRRFLDLQKSKRLNYVNHARRLADGDWTGADSDGEDDMEKQEEGERGQDDATEEEEGMEVERRKLPKHYANQIMLSEWLVDVPSELDTDWLMVVCPVGKRSLIVASKGSTAAYTKSGYCVNRFPSLLPGGNRHNSAMGKDYTILDCIYSEVDRTYYILDVMCWRGHPVYDCPTEFRFYWLHSKVQEADGLSEIAKRNPFRFVSLQSTDCTVESIQKALAAEYSFGVDGLLFYHKQTHYTPGSTPLVGWLRPYMVTDILGIEVPEGALTTKPEYASHQLQQILEHKKTSTEVRPANRSGGYELEYLSTPNQDSGDTVNFLNQKPICEAHMEL; encoded by the exons ATGGATGACCTGACCAAAGCCCTCTCGGCCAGCTTCGCTGTGTCCAAAGAGCCCAACAGTACAGCCGCCCCCCACCCTCGGCTGGCACAGTACAAGAGCAAATACAGCGTGCTGGAGCAGAGCGAGCGACGCCGGCGCTTTCTTGACCTGCAGAAAAG TAAAAGGTTAAACTACGTCAACCATGCGCGGCGTCTGGCTGATGGGGACTGGACGGGGGCAGACAGCGATGGAGAGGATGACATGGAGAAACAAGAGGAGGGGGAACGGGGGCAAGACGacgccacagaggaggaagaggggatgGAGGTTGAGAGGAGGAAGCTGCCAAAACATTACGCAAACCAG ATCATGCTGTCAGAGTGGCTGGTGGATGTGCCATCAGAGCTGGACACTGATTGGCTAATGGTGGTCTGTCCTGTGGGGAAAAGATCTCTCATTGTTGCCTCCAAG GGTTCCACTGCAGCGTACACTAAAAGCGGCTACTGTGTGAACCGTTTCCCCTCCCTGCTGCCCGGTGGGAACCGACACAACTCAGCCATGGGAAAAG ACTACACAATCCTGGACTGCATTTACAGCGAGGTGGACAGAACATACTATATCCTGGATGTTATGTGCTGGAGAGGCCACCCGGTCTACGACTGCCCG ACCGAGTTCCGTTTCTACTGGCTCCATTCCAAAGTTCAGGAGGCGGACGGCCTTTCAGAGATCGCCAAACGCAACCCT TTCCGGTTTGTCAGCCTCCAAAGCACTGACTGCACAGTGGAGTCGATTCAGAAAGCCCTGGCAGCTGAGTACAGCTTCGGC GTGGATGGACTTCTCTTCTACCACAAGCAGACCCACTACACCCCGGGCAGCACCCCTCTGGTGGGCTGGCTTCGCCCCTACATGGTCACCGACATCCTGGGCATAGAGGTTCCCGAAGGAGCCCTCACCACCAAGCCTGAATACGCTagccaccagctgcagcagatcctGGAACACAAGAAAACATCTACTGAAGTCCGGCCGGCCAACAGAAGCGGAGGCTACGAGCTAGAGTACCTGTCCACCCCGAACCAGGACAGCGGGGACACTGTGAACTTTTTGAATCAAAAGCCAATATGTGAGGCACACATGGAGCTCTGA